One genomic segment of Micromonospora sp. WMMC415 includes these proteins:
- a CDS encoding DEAD/DEAH box helicase: MVTGGGPPLTPGPCFSSPNTRARVQDVTVDSFSSARPTPRHDLKPSVAATPSAGPGPAPADLLARLRARGEADPVTHVERVPARPGTPAPWPDWAPAELRAAFARRGVVAPWRHQAEAADLAYAGTHVVVATGTASGKSLAYQLPALATLLADPRATVLYLAPTKALAADQVRAVADLELEGVRPACYDGDTPRAEREWIRRHSRFVLTNPDMLHHGILPGHAQWSGFLRRLAYVVVDECHTYRGVFGSHVAHVLRRLRRQCARYGRTPVFVLASATSGDPAAAAGRLTGLPVTAVTEDTSPRGGVTFAMWEPPLLPAASASPDDVDLAPVRRSALRETADLLADTVASGVRTLAFVRSRRGAEVVAANARRALDDAMPGLGARVAAYRAGYLREERRELERALLHGDLLGLASTNALELGVDLVGLDAVLICGYPGTRASLWQQAGRAGRSGQEALAVLVARDDPLDTYLVHHPEAVFGAPVEATVLDPANPYVLGPQLACAAAEAPLTPADLELFGNGAKEAVDALVEAGALRQRPTGWYWRHRERPEVDLRGEDGAPVCVVEAATGRLLGTVDGGSSHFLLHTGAVYLHQGVSYVVDTLDLADGCALVHPEEPDWSTHARDVTSLSVVSVRSYVDAGPVGLFLGEVDVTSQVVSYQRRRIATGEVIDTRPLDLPARELRTVAVWFTLSPESLTAAGVDPADVPGALHAAEHAAIGLLPLMATCDRWDIGGLSTAVHPDTEAPTVFVYDGHPGGAGFAERAYGTASAWLRATRDAIAECACESGCPSCVQSPKCGNGNNPLSKPDAVRVLDVVLANLPA, translated from the coding sequence TGCCGGCCCGCCCCGGCACGCCCGCGCCCTGGCCCGACTGGGCCCCGGCCGAGCTGCGAGCGGCGTTCGCCCGCCGGGGCGTGGTCGCGCCGTGGCGGCACCAGGCCGAGGCGGCCGATCTCGCGTACGCCGGGACGCACGTCGTCGTCGCCACCGGCACGGCCTCCGGCAAGTCGCTGGCGTACCAGCTGCCCGCACTGGCCACCCTGCTCGCCGACCCCCGGGCCACCGTGCTCTATCTCGCGCCGACCAAGGCGCTCGCCGCCGACCAGGTGCGCGCCGTCGCCGACCTGGAGTTGGAGGGGGTACGCCCCGCCTGCTACGACGGGGACACCCCGCGCGCCGAGCGGGAGTGGATCCGGCGGCACTCCCGGTTCGTGTTGACCAATCCCGACATGCTCCACCACGGCATCCTGCCCGGGCACGCGCAGTGGTCGGGCTTCCTGCGTCGGCTCGCGTACGTGGTGGTCGACGAGTGCCACACCTACCGGGGGGTGTTCGGCTCGCACGTCGCCCACGTGCTGCGCCGGTTGCGGCGGCAGTGCGCGCGCTACGGGCGTACCCCCGTCTTCGTGCTGGCCTCGGCCACGTCGGGTGACCCGGCCGCGGCGGCCGGGCGGCTCACCGGCCTGCCGGTGACGGCCGTCACCGAGGACACGTCGCCGCGCGGCGGGGTGACCTTCGCGATGTGGGAACCGCCGCTGCTGCCCGCGGCCAGCGCCTCCCCCGACGACGTCGATCTCGCGCCGGTCCGACGGTCCGCACTGCGGGAGACCGCGGACCTGCTCGCCGACACGGTCGCGTCGGGGGTCCGCACGTTGGCGTTCGTCCGATCCCGGCGGGGCGCCGAGGTGGTGGCCGCGAACGCCCGGCGCGCCCTGGACGACGCGATGCCCGGGCTCGGTGCGCGGGTGGCCGCCTACCGGGCCGGCTACCTGCGCGAGGAGCGGCGTGAACTGGAGCGGGCGCTGCTGCACGGCGACCTGCTCGGGCTGGCCTCGACGAACGCGCTGGAACTGGGGGTCGACCTGGTCGGGCTGGACGCGGTGCTGATCTGCGGTTACCCGGGCACGCGGGCGTCGCTCTGGCAGCAGGCCGGCCGGGCCGGGCGCTCCGGCCAGGAGGCGCTGGCCGTGCTGGTGGCCCGGGACGACCCGCTCGACACCTATCTCGTCCACCACCCGGAGGCGGTCTTCGGGGCGCCCGTCGAGGCGACCGTGCTCGACCCGGCCAACCCGTACGTCCTCGGGCCGCAGTTGGCGTGCGCGGCGGCCGAGGCGCCGCTCACCCCGGCCGACCTGGAACTGTTCGGCAACGGGGCGAAGGAGGCCGTCGACGCGCTGGTGGAGGCCGGCGCGCTGCGGCAACGGCCGACCGGCTGGTACTGGCGGCACCGGGAGCGCCCCGAGGTCGACCTGCGCGGCGAGGACGGCGCGCCGGTCTGCGTGGTGGAGGCCGCGACCGGCCGCCTGCTCGGCACGGTCGACGGCGGGTCGTCGCACTTCCTGCTCCACACCGGGGCGGTCTACCTGCACCAGGGCGTGTCGTACGTCGTCGACACCCTCGACCTCGCCGACGGGTGCGCGCTGGTGCACCCCGAGGAGCCGGACTGGTCCACCCATGCCCGGGACGTCACGTCGCTGTCGGTGGTGTCGGTGCGGTCGTACGTGGACGCCGGGCCGGTCGGGCTCTTCCTCGGCGAGGTCGACGTGACCAGCCAGGTGGTGTCGTACCAGCGCCGGCGGATCGCCACCGGCGAGGTCATCGACACCCGCCCGCTGGACCTTCCCGCCCGTGAGCTGCGCACCGTGGCGGTCTGGTTCACCCTCTCGCCGGAGTCCCTCACGGCGGCCGGGGTCGACCCGGCCGACGTGCCGGGCGCGCTGCACGCCGCCGAGCACGCCGCGATCGGGCTGTTGCCGCTGATGGCCACCTGCGACCGGTGGGACATCGGCGGACTCTCCACGGCGGTGCACCCGGACACCGAGGCGCCGACGGTCTTCGTGTACGACGGGCACCCGGGTGGGGCCGGTTTCGCCGAGCGCGCGTACGGGACGGCGTCGGCCTGGCTGCGCGCGACCCGGGACGCGATCGCGGAGTGCGCCTGCGAGTCCGGCTGCCCGTCGTGCGTCCAGTCCCCGAAGTGCGGCAACGGCAACAACCCGCTCTCCAAGCCGGACGCCGTCCGGGTCCTCGACGTGGTGCTGGCCAACCTTCCGGCGTGA
- a CDS encoding Rv3654c family TadE-like protein, translating into MRADVDEDRGGASVLLLAVGIAFVLFGTAGAAVAAARVARQHAGVAADLGALAGAGDAVRGGAAACASAASVVSDNGGRLVYCRLDGLDVLITAEVTVTPMPGLTRVATARARAGPVRAGAATNGAGGGASPS; encoded by the coding sequence ATGAGGGCCGACGTGGACGAAGACCGGGGTGGCGCGAGCGTGCTCCTGCTCGCCGTCGGGATCGCGTTCGTCCTGTTCGGTACGGCCGGCGCGGCGGTGGCGGCCGCCCGGGTCGCGCGGCAGCACGCCGGTGTCGCGGCGGACCTCGGTGCCCTGGCCGGTGCCGGTGACGCCGTCCGGGGCGGTGCGGCGGCGTGCGCGTCGGCCGCCAGCGTCGTCTCGGACAACGGGGGACGGCTGGTCTACTGCCGGCTCGACGGGCTGGACGTCCTGATCACGGCGGAGGTGACGGTGACACCGATGCCGGGCCTGACCCGAGTGGCGACCGCCCGAGCCCGGGCCGGCCCGGTCCGAGCCGGGGCGGCGACGAACGGCGCGGGCGGCGGGGCGAGTCCGAGTTGA
- a CDS encoding TadE family type IV pilus minor pilin: MTRRRWAGRDRGSFTAELAAGLPALLLFLFTGLTAVHAVGTKGECVHAAREAAIAASRGDDGRAAADRVAPPGAEVSVTVDGDRVRATVRAPVRALGARLPRLTVAATVVAAVEPGAHLP; this comes from the coding sequence GTGACGCGGCGCCGGTGGGCCGGCCGTGACCGCGGATCCTTCACCGCCGAACTGGCGGCCGGGCTTCCGGCGCTGCTGCTGTTCCTGTTCACGGGCCTGACCGCGGTCCACGCGGTGGGCACGAAGGGCGAATGCGTGCACGCGGCCCGGGAGGCGGCGATCGCCGCCTCCCGGGGCGACGACGGACGGGCCGCCGCTGACCGGGTCGCCCCACCCGGGGCGGAGGTGTCCGTCACCGTGGACGGGGACCGGGTACGCGCGACGGTCCGGGCCCCGGTCCGTGCTCTGGGTGCTCGGCTTCCCCGGCTCACGGTCGCCGCGACCGTTGTGGCCGCCGTCGAGCCCGGCGCCCATCTCCCGTGA
- a CDS encoding DUF4244 domain-containing protein — MRRLIARLRGDAGMNTAEYAVGTLAAVAFAGILLKVLTSGNVQSALTAVIDRALK, encoded by the coding sequence ATGCGCAGACTCATCGCCCGCCTTCGCGGGGACGCCGGGATGAACACCGCCGAGTACGCCGTCGGCACGCTCGCCGCGGTCGCCTTCGCCGGCATCCTGCTCAAGGTGCTGACCTCCGGCAACGTGCAGTCCGCGTTGACGGCCGTCATCGACCGGGCACTCAAGTGA
- a CDS encoding type II secretion system F family protein: MVRTVLTVGCLSAGVLLASALWTSRRPVRRLRDLRRAPAAPRRIRSGTPADASSRQRRRLRPDRIRLVAAFVGVAIVVVVGGWPGLLGAPVATVVLDRALRRIESPAVRERRRREAEDLPLAADLLASAMRAGAPVDRSVLAVAEAFESPLGERLARVGRLLRLGADPAEAWASLEPVPGAERLIAAALRSATSGAALAGALTRLADDLRADRATAAEAAARRAGVLIVLPLGLCFLPAFILAGLVPVIVAVLGDVL, from the coding sequence ATGGTCCGGACGGTCCTGACCGTGGGCTGCCTGTCCGCGGGTGTGCTGCTGGCGTCGGCCCTGTGGACGAGCCGTCGCCCGGTACGTCGCCTACGGGACCTGCGGCGCGCCCCGGCCGCCCCGCGACGGATCCGTTCAGGGACCCCGGCGGACGCGTCCAGCCGGCAGCGGCGCCGGCTCCGGCCGGACAGGATCCGGCTCGTCGCGGCGTTCGTCGGCGTGGCCATCGTCGTGGTGGTCGGCGGCTGGCCGGGGCTCCTCGGCGCGCCGGTCGCCACCGTGGTGCTGGACCGGGCGCTGCGGCGGATCGAGTCGCCGGCCGTACGCGAGCGGCGCCGCCGGGAAGCGGAGGACCTCCCGCTCGCCGCGGATCTCCTGGCCTCGGCGATGCGCGCGGGCGCCCCGGTCGACCGTTCGGTGCTGGCCGTGGCGGAGGCGTTCGAGAGCCCGCTCGGGGAGCGTCTCGCCCGGGTCGGCCGGCTCCTTCGGCTCGGGGCCGACCCGGCGGAGGCGTGGGCGTCACTCGAACCGGTGCCCGGCGCCGAGCGGCTGATCGCGGCGGCGCTCCGCTCGGCGACCAGCGGTGCCGCCCTGGCCGGCGCGCTGACCCGCCTCGCCGACGACCTGCGGGCCGATCGGGCCACGGCGGCCGAGGCGGCTGCCCGTCGGGCCGGGGTGCTGATCGTGCTGCCGTTGGGGCTCTGCTTCCTGCCGGCCTTCATTCTCGCCGGTCTGGTGCCGGTGATCGTCGCCGTCCTCGGTGACGTGCTCTGA
- a CDS encoding TadA family conjugal transfer-associated ATPase: MTGPTDGDALAARVRQRIASSSAPVTPAAIVSAVRAEPTAAVLGDTTLLRLADRVHDDLVGAGPLAPLLADPEVTDVLVNGVRVWIDRGQGLQQVPVPVGSVDDVRRLAQRLAAGAGRRLDDGSPYVDARLADGTRLHAVLPPVATDGPYLSLRTFRQRPFTLDELVRQGTVPRPVAPVLSAVVAARLAYLVVGGTGSGKTTLLNTMLGLVPATERIVLVEDAAELHPNHPHVVGLQARTANVEGSGAIGLTDLVRQALRMRPDRLVVGECRGPEVVDLLAALNTGHEGGAGTLHANTPSDVPARLEALGLLGGLPRPALHAQVAAALQVVLHVRRLTRGRVLESVCLLLPEGPDRLVSAVPAWVRGGGPASAARRLAELLKGRNVAVPPILHGPWPGSAGPA, translated from the coding sequence GTGACCGGGCCCACCGACGGGGACGCGCTCGCCGCCCGCGTCCGGCAGCGGATCGCATCCTCGTCCGCGCCGGTCACCCCGGCCGCGATCGTCTCCGCCGTACGCGCCGAACCGACCGCCGCCGTGCTCGGCGACACCACGCTGCTCCGCCTGGCCGACCGGGTGCACGACGACCTGGTGGGCGCCGGCCCGCTCGCTCCGCTGCTGGCGGACCCCGAGGTGACCGACGTGCTCGTCAACGGCGTCCGGGTGTGGATCGACCGGGGGCAGGGCCTCCAACAGGTCCCGGTGCCGGTGGGCTCGGTGGACGACGTCCGCCGGCTCGCGCAGCGGCTCGCGGCGGGCGCCGGGCGCCGGCTGGACGACGGCTCCCCGTACGTGGACGCGCGGCTCGCGGACGGCACCCGCCTGCACGCGGTGCTGCCCCCGGTGGCGACGGACGGGCCGTACCTGTCCCTGCGGACCTTCCGGCAGCGGCCGTTCACCCTCGACGAGCTGGTCCGCCAGGGCACCGTGCCGCGTCCGGTGGCCCCGGTGCTGTCCGCGGTGGTGGCGGCCCGGCTCGCGTACCTGGTCGTGGGCGGCACGGGCTCCGGAAAGACGACACTGCTCAACACGATGCTCGGTCTCGTCCCGGCCACGGAACGGATCGTGCTCGTCGAGGACGCCGCCGAGCTGCACCCGAACCACCCGCACGTGGTGGGCCTGCAGGCCCGGACCGCCAACGTGGAGGGCTCGGGCGCCATCGGCCTGACCGACCTGGTACGCCAGGCGTTGCGGATGCGACCGGACCGGCTGGTGGTGGGTGAGTGCCGCGGGCCGGAGGTCGTCGACCTGCTGGCCGCACTCAACACGGGCCACGAGGGCGGCGCCGGGACGCTGCACGCCAACACCCCGTCGGACGTGCCCGCCCGGCTGGAGGCGCTCGGTCTGCTGGGCGGCCTGCCCCGGCCCGCGCTGCACGCGCAGGTGGCGGCGGCGCTCCAGGTGGTGCTGCACGTCCGGCGGCTGACGCGCGGACGGGTGCTGGAGTCCGTCTGCCTGCTCCTGCCGGAGGGGCCCGACCGGCTGGTCAGCGCCGTGCCGGCGTGGGTCCGCGGTGGCGGCCCGGCGTCCGCCGCCCGACGGCTGGCGGAGTTGCTGAAGGGGCGGAACGTCGCGGTCCCCCCGATCCTGCACGGGCCCTGGCCCGGATCGGCGGGGCCGGCATGA
- the ssd gene encoding septum site-determining protein Ssd, translating to MPPRTSVPPPRRLPLLVTSDSDLLDDLLRLAAAGGVEVDLAPDPAAARSRWAPAPLVLVGTDQAQQCLRARLPYRRRLVLVGRSGDLEPGWEVADLMGAEHVATLPAAEPWLVDRFAECGPDQPVPGGARAVAVLGGRGGAGASILAGGLAVTAARSRLRTLLVDADPLGGGLDLVLGWEQLDGLRWPALTDAEGRVDAPALVRALPSRGDLVVLSWDRGDLLPLPAPAMAATLDAARRGRDVVVVDLPRHLDDAAVTALQAVDRAFLVVPAELRATAAAARVVAAVAPHCADLSLIVRGPAPGRLKAAEVARALGLPLAGTLRPEPGLCRGLERGEAPAADGRGSLAALCQRIVGELTGAPAAGAA from the coding sequence ATGCCACCCCGCACCTCCGTACCACCCCCTCGGCGCCTGCCCCTGCTCGTCACGTCCGACAGTGACCTGCTCGACGACCTGCTGCGGCTCGCCGCAGCCGGCGGCGTCGAGGTGGACCTCGCGCCGGATCCGGCGGCCGCCCGGTCCCGCTGGGCGCCCGCCCCGCTGGTGCTCGTCGGCACCGACCAGGCCCAGCAGTGCCTGCGGGCGCGCCTGCCGTACCGGCGTCGCCTGGTGCTGGTCGGTCGCTCCGGCGACCTTGAGCCCGGCTGGGAGGTCGCCGATCTGATGGGAGCCGAGCACGTCGCCACCCTGCCCGCCGCCGAGCCCTGGCTGGTGGACCGGTTCGCCGAGTGCGGCCCGGACCAGCCGGTCCCCGGCGGGGCCCGGGCCGTGGCCGTCCTGGGCGGTCGTGGTGGGGCCGGCGCGAGCATCCTCGCCGGCGGTCTCGCCGTCACGGCCGCCCGGTCCCGACTCCGCACGCTCCTCGTCGACGCCGATCCCCTCGGCGGCGGACTGGATCTCGTGCTGGGCTGGGAACAGCTGGACGGGCTGCGCTGGCCGGCGCTGACCGACGCCGAGGGACGGGTCGACGCGCCGGCTCTGGTGCGTGCCCTGCCGAGCCGGGGCGACCTGGTGGTGCTCTCGTGGGACCGGGGCGATCTCCTGCCGCTGCCCGCCCCGGCGATGGCGGCGACCCTCGACGCCGCCCGGCGTGGTCGGGACGTCGTCGTGGTCGACCTGCCGCGGCATCTCGACGACGCGGCGGTGACCGCTCTCCAGGCCGTCGACCGGGCGTTCCTCGTCGTCCCCGCCGAGCTGCGGGCCACGGCCGCGGCCGCCCGGGTGGTCGCCGCCGTCGCGCCGCACTGCGCCGACCTGTCGCTGATCGTCCGGGGGCCGGCGCCGGGCCGGCTCAAGGCCGCCGAGGTCGCGCGCGCACTCGGGCTCCCGCTCGCCGGGACGTTGCGCCCCGAGCCCGGGCTCTGCCGGGGCCTGGAACGCGGCGAAGCCCCAGCCGCCGACGGTCGGGGTTCGCTGGCGGCCCTGTGCCAACGGATCGTCGGCGAGCTGACCGGAGCGCCCGCGGCGGGTGCGGCGTGA
- a CDS encoding IS3 family transposase (programmed frameshift) — protein sequence MVNKHYPAEFKADAVALYRSRPGATIAQIADDLGVNRETLRSWVRADDQRRGAAAGPAAPPAAGSVEDENAALRRRVRELEEERDILRRAARYFAGGDALVNRFQFVADHQQRYGVKRLCQVIGVSRSSFYYWRSGAEARAARDAADVALVGRIRAVHAEHDGTYGAPRITAELRDAGLAVNRKRVARVMRRFGVQGLRLRRRTRTTVPDPAAAKAADLIGRDFTAGAVNQRYVGDITYLPVGERGFLYLATVLDLHSRRLAGWAIADHMRTDLVIDALRAAQRTRGSLHGAIIHTDHGAQYTSRAFAEACTTAGVRQSMSAVGSSADNAAAESFNATFKRETLQGRRAFTDEREARLTTFRWLHRYNTLRRHSRLGQQPPITYEKNTRPAPATLAPAA from the exons ATGGTGAACAAGCACTACCCCGCCGAGTTCAAGGCTGACGCGGTCGCGTTGTACCGGTCTCGGCCTGGGGCGACGATCGCGCAGATCGCTGATGATCTCGGGGTCAACCGGGAGACGTTGCGCAGTTGGGTCCGCGCCGATGATCAGCGTCGAGGTGCAGCGGCCGGGCCGGCGGCGCCGCCGGCGGCCGGGTCGGTGGAGGACGAGAACGCCGCGTTGCGGCGCAGGGTCCGCGAGTTGGAGGAGGAACGGGACATTCTGCGGAGGGCGGCCCGGTATTTCGCCGGGG GAGACGCGCTGGTGAACCGCTTCCAGTTCGTCGCCGACCATCAGCAGCGCTACGGCGTGAAGCGGTTGTGTCAGGTCATCGGGGTGTCCCGCTCGAGCTTCTACTACTGGCGCTCGGGCGCCGAAGCGCGGGCCGCCCGGGATGCCGCGGACGTCGCTTTGGTGGGCCGGATCCGGGCGGTGCACGCCGAGCATGACGGCACCTACGGAGCACCACGGATCACCGCTGAACTCCGTGATGCCGGTCTGGCGGTCAACCGTAAGCGGGTCGCCCGGGTGATGCGCCGCTTCGGCGTGCAAGGGCTGCGCCTACGGCGGCGCACACGTACGACGGTGCCGGACCCGGCCGCGGCGAAGGCTGCGGACCTGATCGGCCGGGACTTCACCGCCGGCGCCGTCAACCAACGCTACGTCGGTGACATCACCTACCTGCCGGTCGGGGAGCGCGGCTTCCTCTACCTGGCCACCGTCCTGGACCTGCACTCCCGGCGCCTGGCCGGCTGGGCGATCGCGGATCACATGCGCACCGACCTGGTCATCGACGCCCTCCGCGCCGCCCAGCGCACCCGGGGCAGCCTGCACGGGGCCATCATCCACACCGATCACGGAGCCCAATACACCTCCCGGGCCTTCGCCGAGGCCTGCACCACGGCAGGGGTCCGGCAGTCGATGAGCGCGGTCGGCAGCTCCGCCGACAACGCCGCCGCAGAGTCGTTCAACGCCACCTTCAAACGCGAAACCCTACAAGGCCGCCGCGCCTTCACCGACGAACGCGAAGCACGACTGACCACGTTCCGCTGGCTGCACCGCTACAACACCCTCCGACGCCACTCCCGCCTCGGACAACAACCACCGATCACCTACGAGAAGAACACCCGGCCAGCGCCAGCTACGCTGGCCCCGGCCGCATAA
- a CDS encoding helix-turn-helix domain-containing protein: MSATARPSPVVRLVPRTGTVVVEPVTYTVREVAKLLGISLGSTYALVRDGTIPATRLGGRWLIPRARFHAWLDGVTEQPAATGTEHGRRR, translated from the coding sequence ATGAGCGCCACCGCTCGCCCCAGCCCGGTCGTCCGGCTCGTCCCTCGTACCGGGACGGTCGTCGTCGAGCCGGTCACCTACACCGTCCGCGAAGTGGCCAAACTGCTGGGCATCTCGCTCGGCAGCACCTACGCCCTCGTGCGCGACGGCACGATCCCGGCGACCCGCCTCGGCGGTCGCTGGCTCATCCCCCGTGCCCGCTTCCATGCCTGGCTCGACGGCGTCACGGAGCAACCCGCCGCCACCGGCACCGAGCACGGGCGGAGGCGCTGA
- a CDS encoding tyrosine-type recombinase/integrase, with protein sequence MGFVRKTPAGTFRACWRDPAGGQKSKSFRTKREANAFLAEVEGSLNRGTYVNPHAGRTRFGDFTQQWLATRAVEARTTERTISMLRTHVLPKWGDWPLGKVDFMSVQEWVTGLGRELAPATVAKCYQLLSMILRTAVQARLIATNPAEGVKLPRDRSRDVKPVTISREDFFGRLLPAVPPRHRGVVSAAAGAGLRWGECAGLTWSSVDLDRASLRVVQVAEETHGGIVLRPYPKSRAGVRTVPLPGFLLAVLRELCDAADDPDPRTLVFRDRVGRPLRRSNFRRRIWLPSLVRAGLLGQVVNTGPHRYRATWPDREGVEWSAEFTTEREAVACVAAKAVGGMRFHDLRHAYATWLVTDGVPINLVQRVMGHEQASTTLNRYTHTPDDYAARVLEAFDRSAASLLPLPEEEPVERPLGEDEEGL encoded by the coding sequence ATGGGCTTCGTCCGCAAGACTCCGGCCGGCACCTTCCGGGCCTGCTGGCGTGATCCTGCTGGGGGGCAGAAGTCCAAGAGCTTCCGCACGAAGCGGGAGGCCAATGCCTTCCTGGCCGAGGTGGAAGGCAGCCTGAACCGGGGGACCTACGTCAATCCGCACGCCGGCCGGACCCGCTTCGGCGACTTCACTCAGCAGTGGCTCGCCACGCGGGCGGTCGAGGCTCGCACCACCGAGCGGACCATCTCCATGCTCCGTACGCACGTCCTGCCGAAGTGGGGTGACTGGCCGCTCGGGAAGGTCGACTTCATGTCGGTGCAGGAGTGGGTGACCGGCCTCGGTCGGGAACTCGCCCCCGCGACCGTGGCCAAGTGCTACCAACTGCTGTCGATGATCCTCCGAACGGCGGTTCAGGCACGACTGATCGCCACCAACCCAGCCGAAGGTGTCAAGCTGCCGCGCGACCGGTCCCGCGACGTCAAGCCGGTCACAATCAGCCGAGAGGACTTCTTCGGCCGGCTGCTGCCGGCTGTCCCGCCTCGGCATCGGGGGGTCGTCTCCGCCGCCGCCGGGGCGGGACTGCGCTGGGGTGAGTGCGCCGGGCTGACGTGGTCCTCGGTCGACCTCGACCGGGCATCGCTGCGGGTGGTCCAGGTGGCCGAGGAAACCCACGGCGGGATTGTGCTGCGTCCGTACCCGAAGAGCCGTGCCGGGGTGCGAACCGTGCCGCTGCCCGGCTTCCTCCTGGCCGTGCTCCGCGAGCTGTGCGATGCCGCCGACGACCCGGACCCGCGCACGCTCGTCTTCCGCGACCGGGTCGGTCGCCCGCTGCGGAGGTCGAACTTCCGGCGTCGGATCTGGCTGCCCTCGCTGGTGCGTGCCGGCCTGCTCGGCCAGGTCGTCAACACCGGCCCGCACCGGTACCGCGCGACCTGGCCGGACCGGGAGGGCGTCGAGTGGTCGGCGGAGTTCACCACCGAGCGGGAGGCCGTTGCTTGTGTGGCGGCCAAGGCCGTCGGCGGGATGCGGTTCCACGACCTGCGGCACGCCTACGCGACCTGGCTGGTCACCGACGGAGTCCCGATCAACCTGGTGCAGCGGGTCATGGGCCACGAGCAGGCGTCCACGACGCTCAATCGTTATACGCACACCCCGGACGACTACGCCGCCCGTGTCCTGGAGGCGTTCGACCGCTCTGCTGCCTCTCTGCTGCCTCTGCCGGAGGAAGAGCCGGTTGAGCGACCGCTCGGCGAGGATGAGGAGGGGCTGTGA
- a CDS encoding HAD family phosphatase, whose translation MGRSAAFFDLDKTVIAKSSALAFGRPFYRDGLITRRDVVKSAYAQLMFRLGGTDEQTMARTRDYLAALCKGWPVEQVRQIVAETLHELINPYVYAEAAALIEEHQAAGRDVVLVSASGEEMVRPIGVLLGVTDVIATRMGVVDGRYSGVVEFYAAGPSKVDAVGELALKRGYDLADSYAYSDSYSDRPLLECVGHPTAVNPDRQLRKLALENSWPVLEFRHPVPLGRRLRERPAVPVAAAALGVGVGVAIGIAWYGRHRRTRTAPAA comes from the coding sequence GTGGGCCGAAGCGCCGCTTTCTTCGATCTGGACAAGACCGTCATCGCCAAGTCGAGTGCCCTGGCGTTCGGTCGGCCGTTCTACCGGGACGGCCTGATCACTCGGCGTGACGTCGTCAAGTCGGCGTACGCGCAGTTGATGTTCCGGCTGGGCGGCACCGACGAGCAGACCATGGCCCGCACCCGGGACTACCTCGCCGCGCTCTGCAAGGGCTGGCCGGTGGAGCAGGTCCGCCAGATCGTCGCGGAGACGCTCCACGAACTGATCAACCCCTACGTGTACGCGGAAGCCGCCGCCCTGATCGAGGAGCACCAGGCGGCGGGGCGGGACGTCGTCCTGGTCTCCGCCTCGGGCGAGGAGATGGTCCGGCCGATCGGCGTACTGCTCGGCGTCACCGACGTGATCGCCACGCGGATGGGCGTGGTCGACGGTCGCTACAGCGGGGTGGTCGAGTTCTACGCGGCCGGCCCGAGCAAGGTCGACGCGGTCGGCGAACTGGCACTCAAGCGGGGGTACGACCTCGCCGACTCGTACGCGTACTCCGACTCGTACAGCGACCGGCCCCTGCTCGAGTGCGTGGGGCACCCGACCGCGGTGAACCCGGACCGCCAGCTGCGGAAACTCGCACTGGAGAACTCCTGGCCGGTGTTGGAGTTCCGGCACCCGGTGCCGCTGGGCCGGCGGCTTCGCGAACGCCCCGCCGTCCCGGTGGCGGCCGCCGCACTCGGCGTCGGGGTGGGTGTGGCGATCGGCATCGCCTGGTACGGCCGGCACCGTCGCACCCGTACCGCCCCGGCCGCCTGA
- a CDS encoding TetR/AcrR family transcriptional regulator, with amino-acid sequence MSDTKRRLLDGTLAAIRQHGIAGVSARTIAAAAGVNQALVFYHFGTVDELLAAACRTGTAERVAHWSARLRKVRSLRELLDVGRALHEEERVLGNVSVLAQMLAGAQTDERLAAPTAEALQLWVDEIEWVLRRLLGGSPFAEVADVPGLARAVSAAFVGLELYDGVDRPAAERAMAALDQLAVLIEIVDDLGPIARRALQSKISKAARR; translated from the coding sequence ATGTCGGACACCAAGCGACGACTGCTCGACGGCACACTCGCCGCGATCCGGCAGCACGGCATCGCCGGCGTCTCGGCCCGCACCATCGCCGCCGCCGCCGGCGTCAACCAGGCGTTGGTCTTCTACCACTTCGGGACCGTCGACGAGTTGCTGGCGGCGGCGTGCCGTACCGGAACCGCAGAGCGCGTCGCCCACTGGTCGGCGCGGCTTCGCAAGGTCCGATCGCTGCGGGAACTCCTCGACGTCGGTCGGGCGCTCCACGAGGAGGAGCGTGTGCTGGGCAACGTGTCGGTCCTGGCGCAGATGCTCGCGGGCGCCCAGACCGACGAACGGCTCGCCGCCCCCACCGCCGAGGCGTTGCAGCTCTGGGTGGACGAGATCGAGTGGGTCCTGCGCCGGCTGCTCGGTGGGTCGCCGTTCGCCGAGGTCGCCGACGTCCCGGGGCTCGCCCGGGCGGTGTCGGCCGCGTTCGTCGGCCTGGAGCTGTACGACGGGGTCGACCGGCCCGCCGCCGAACGCGCGATGGCGGCGCTGGATCAGCTGGCCGTGCTGATCGAGATCGTGGACGACCTCGGCCCGATCGCCCGCCGAGCCCTCCAGAGCAAGATCAGCAAAGCGGCCCGGCGCTGA